The Oncorhynchus kisutch isolate 150728-3 linkage group LG14, Okis_V2, whole genome shotgun sequence genomic sequence TGCACGCTTCCCTTTCCTGGCTTGCCATTTGAGAACTCTTCAGTGCATTACATTTAAAGCACGATCTAAATACAATTCATTAATCTCCCAAAGATGGGGCGATTGCTAATAGGTTCCTGGATATTTCTGCTTTGTAGTCAAGCACCATCGCTCTATGTGATGGGATTGAATCGGGTCCAGACATTACTGAATCTCTATAGCAGCCATGGAAATAACTACTTGAACCACTTCAAGTTTTTATGAGTCCATTCATTTCACTGTCAGAGAAAGCcaaagagtagagagaggagaaagtacCGGCCTTGTTACACAATAGGCTTGGTTGGGATAGACTCATCTGTCCCACGTTGTCTCCATTCCTTTACAATCAGTGAGCAGTGAACACCAAAGAATGGATACCACTGGAGAAAGTACATGAATTGTTACATAGTAGGCTGTCTTGTCCAATATCACCTCCACTGAGTCTTTTACAATCAGGAACCACCAAAGCAGGGGATTACTATGTTACAAGGCCTATAGTTTTCCCCCCTATCTGACTCCTATAGTCTCCATTCCTTGACTATCAGAGTACATCAAATTTCAAAGTCAAAAATAGTgaacattcaattgccaaaaTATTGAAAATATTCCATTGTCACTGTCTGGTCCACATTGGGTAGACATCAATAGGAAATTACTATGAAGTAATAAAATATTACTTTGTTTTTAGCCTATGACTTGATTATTTTTAATTCCTTAGTTATCTCATGTCTGCTCAGGCAGTAGCATCCAGCCAGTCAGACAATGTTATCTCTGctccccatactgtactgtctttagtcatccTATTTAGCTGGCTTGCCTAAGCATGCTGCAGCGCTGACAATTTGACTCGTTTTCAAATTAGATTTGCATGACACAGACGTGTAATTTTCCTTTCACTGTCAGGCCCCTGGAAGTGACTAAGCATTTTCTTATAATATTACCTAATTGGTTTTGTTGCATGGGTTTGGTCAATCACAACATGGGCGCCTCAGAGGGGTTCTTGATcaatgtttccacattttgttgttgcaaagtgggattaaaatgggtagaattgtcattttttttgtcaacgatctacacaaaatactctgtcaaagtggaagaaatttaacatttgtattaaaaaaaatctctctctatatatatatatatacacatacatacacacctaactgtatgtaaacttccgacttcaactgtgtgtgtgtatgtatatatatatatatatatatatatacacatatacacatatatatatatatatacatatatatatatatatatatatatatacacatatatatatatatatatatatatatatatatatatatatatatatatatatatatatatatatatatatacacatatatatatatatatatatacacatatatatatatatatatatatatatatatatatatatatatatatatatatatatatatacatatatatatatatatatacacatatatatatatatatatatatatacacatatatatatatatatatacacatatatatatatatatatatatacacacacagttgaagttggaagtttacatacacttaggtttggagtcattgaaactcgtttttcaaccactccacaaatttcttgttaacaaactataagttttggcaagtcagttaggacatctactttgcatgacacaagtcatttgtccaacaactgtttacagacagattttttcacttataattcactgtatcacaattccagtgagtcagaagtttatgtacactaagttgactgtgccttttaaacagcttggaaaatttcataaaatgatgtaatggctttagaagcttctgatgtgtacctgtggatgtatttcaaggcctaccttcaaactcagtgcctctttgcttgacatcatggaaaaatcaaaagaaatcagccgtacgtacatatgtgtgtatatatatcaattattattttcaaaattcttcaagctctgtcaaattggttgttgatagaGAATCATTtacaggtcttgccatagatttttaagcagatttaagtaaaaacCCAGGGACATTctttgtcttggtaagcaactccagtgtagatttggccttcttttttgggttattgtcctgcttaaaggtgaattaatctcccagtgtctagtgAAAGCAGACTTTCTCTAGAATTTTGCCAatacttagctccattccgtttcttttttaatCTGGAAAAACTCCCTTGTCCTTAGCGATTGCAATCATACCCATAAcgcgatgcagccaccactatgcttgaaaatatggagagttgtactcagtaatgtgctgTGTTGGAATTGTGCAAGCATAACACcatgtattcaggacaaaaggtGAATTGCTTTggtcacatttttttgcagtattactttagtgccttgatgCAAACAGagtgcatgtttttgaatatctCTATTCTGTACAGgcgtccttcttttcactttgtcaattagattagtattgtggagtaactatgttGTTGAtcgatcctcagttttctcctatcacagccattaaactgttttaaagtcaccattgccctcatggtgaaatccatgaGCGGTTTCCTGCCTCTCCGGCTacggagttaggaaggacgcctgtatgtttgtagtgcctgagtgtattgatacaccatccaaagtgtaattaataacttcaacattCTCAAAGGGATATCCATGTCAGTTCTTTTTTTACCCATCAACCAATCGGTTCCCTTCTTTGTGATGAATTGtaaaacttccctggtctttgtttgaaattattttatttttttacataattccactttgatattggggtattgtgtgcattCCAGtgataaaaatatacatttattccattttaaattcagactgcaACACAAAAAAATTGgagaaggggtgtgaatactttctgaaaccactgtgtgtatgtatatatatacatatatatttacatatatatttacatatatatttacatatatatatacacacacacacatatatgtgtgAGAAGGGGAGTGCGTGACTAAGAATGAAAATGTAtgctctcactactgtaagtcgctctggataagagcgtctgctaaatgactaaaatgtagatGTAAAAGAGCAGTGTCATGGAATGCTTGTGCTGTCCGCAAAGCCACTATTCAGTCCCAGACAGTTCCCTAACTGAGCTGATGGATTGATTGTCTACACTACATTCTTGTTGATTCAGACATGCAGAGAGGTGAGTTCAGACAGCCCATGGATCAAGCTTACAGGAATTGCTGCTGGGTTCTGTACCTACCTTGTCAGCAAGCAATTATTATTGTCGGAACAGTCAAAATGGCTTGTGTCAGATAAGGATTGTAGTCTGTTatgatcaaattgtatttgtcacatgcttcgtttacagcaggtgtagactaagtgaaatgcttacttacgggtccttttccaacaatgcagagtagaaaataacatggttatgTATATGAATATCAGTACCGAGTCGATTCTAGTGGTATGAGGTAATTGAAATAGCTATGTACTGGGCAGGTAGGGGAATGTTGTGAAGCCAGATGCCAATGAATGTTACCCATCTGGGTTGAGTCCCCAATGGTCAAGCAAGTGTGCAGAGACCGCATCGGGATGCAGGggcctacgtcccaaatggcaccctattccccttttagtgcactacttttgaccagggcccagagggttgtgttcaaaagtagtacactctataggaaatagggtgccatttgggagacatgCAGGCTTTGGCACCAAGGGGAAATGGGACAGTCAGGTGTTACATAATTCTACTGTTATTCAATGTGGCCCCAGATGCTGTAGTGATGTGATCTGCCCCTCTGCTTTCCCTTGCTTATCTGattgagtgtgagagagacaggattagtgtgtgtgtgtggacttgaCTGTACAAGCCAAGGGGAACTTGTTGTGCAGAAGCTACCGTCTAGGGATACAAAAGGCTAAGTTACACAACCAGAAGTGTCTCCACAAATCACTCGATAAACCTGCCATACAGTTGtatgcattttttaaaaatgtggtTGGCTCTGACCACCTGCATTTTAAATATGTATTAAAGGAGGACAATAGAATGGAGCGAGCTTGAGATGGCTGAGGGACCCTGTAGAGTGAAGGAAGGGGGCATGTGTGTCAAACACAAGGCCCCCTGGACACATTTCTACCTGGCCCGTGCAATTATTTGTGTTTTCCGCCTCCATATAGCCTGTGCTGCACTACAAGTCACAGCAATGCACTGCCAACGTGCTGTACACCAAACGGCAGTgcattgccacacacacaccctttctcagACCCAGCCACACCCACACACGAGCCAGCCAGTGTGCAGTATCATCACTAATGGCACTGACTGAATCTTCTACAGAACCAAAAGTTTAAACTTGTAGGCATTGTGAAGTCAACCTCAATTGCTCCTCTATCGTGTGTCTCGTTAACCTTGCACAGCAGATGGAAAGTGTACAGACACATGTCATAGCTAGTCTAATAAATGTTGTAGTCTGGCTTCAGTTTTTAAAGCTTGACAATGAATAACCAAAAAACTAAACTTGCAACAAACACCATGCAAAGGACAAACATGTCGGCCTATTACAGCAACATTTGAGCAGTATCCTAAGCTGGCTAATAAACTGCAATATATTTTGAGAACGCCATACAGCAATACTGCATTCAACCGCACTGGTGATCCATGCAGTGcaaaaaaatgatttaaaaaaaaaagttataaatGTTTAACAACCTATAGCTTCATTTTTTTGTTTATTAAATGCTTTTTGATTAGGGTGACAGCATATTATTCACATCTGAAAGCATAGCAGCAAAGGCTGAACAGATATTTAATATGTTACTGCTATATACAGCATCCCATGTACGTAGGTGGAATTATAAAGGGCCATCTTTTTTTCAAATAAAACTAGCTATAGGCATGGGTTTTTGTGTGTAAAAACTATGTCTGGCCTGTGAATTCCTTGTTGTTTTTTCAATATGGCCCTTGTGCTGATTGAGTTTCACACCCCTGTAGTAAGGCAAGTGTTTTCAAGGGTGGGTCCCTTTTTTCCTAGATAGTGCTTAGGGATTAGGGTACAATTTGGGACTCAGACCAGGTCTCCTACTAAAGCGAAGCAGATTAATAATGCATTTAATTACAAACACACCTCCTGCCTGGGTCCGTGGTGACGCTGTGCTCTGGTGCAGGAAAGCTTTTAGGGGAAAGCACTGTACAGTTTCCTGGAAAGTCTGAAGGACTGTGTGGATGGTCCGTCTTTCCTCATCTAGGTATTTTTGTGAAACACGTCAGGTCCTATTCAGTCAACTGGTAACTGGGTCTTCAAGATGTTTGCAAAACAAGCTTTATAGGCTAACATGCAGTTGAACTTTTCTTTTTGTTTTGCCCCATAGCCTAAACACTGTTTGGTTAAATAGCATACTGGCTGGTGCTgaggtggaggctggtaggaggacgggctcattggaatggaataaatggaacggtatcaaacagatcatacatatggaaaccacatgtttgactccgctctatgaattccattccagccattacaatgagcctgtcctcctctagttctgcccaccagcctccactgtagTCCAGTTTGACCTGGTGGTGGTATAACAATGCAGTGGATGAAAAGCACAACAAAGCATCATGACAGTGACCAGTCACAAAGTGTTCTCTCCAGTGAGAGTGTATTATTTGGATTAGGCCTAGACGTGGACAAAGTGGTCTGTCATTCTACATCCTTCCATTCCAGTTTACCGAGAATCCTATTGTCAGGACAAGTGGATCCTAACCTAACGTTCCAGAATCACTATTCAAGAACAGCCAGTCATTGGACAGTGTTTAATGTGGCTTGATTCAACTCATGTCATCAATGCCTCCTCTCTCGCCCTGCCTCCTGTACATTGCAGAgagcagactgactgagcagCTTAGTAGTGTTGATGGAGGgtatgtgactctgtgtgtgtgaactgtcTGGGTGTTCTCAGGTAGAATCACTGGGCTGCTGCCTGAGCCTTTTGTCTGCCAGCTTCCTCAGTGTTCTCATCAGCTTTGTAATCAGGCAGATTCAGTGTTTGAATCTTAGCACGGTCTTAGTCTTTGCCAGTGTGGCCATCATTACCTTTTCCGGCGCCTCCTTTTAGAGGGAGGGAGTAAAACAAGCAAGGTGAAGAAAAATACTTCATATTATTGACCTAAGATGTGTTTGTTGAACTTTAATGCTGAAGCTGTCAAACATAATTAGTCTAAGTTTACTATGTTTCACCATTTCCCTTCTCCTGCCTCACTTTCCAGAAAACTCCAGCTTGTCATGTTATCTCAAATGCAAAGTCCCACCCAACAGTGGTCTGTTCCTGTGAATGCCATACATGTTTCTTTTCATGTTTCCTTGTTCCTCAGGCCGCCAGTGAGAGAAACAGACCATGTCTCAGGACAAGAACAGCTACCCCGGGGTCATGGGGGAGAACAACCCCCTCCACAACAACGTCTACGGACCGCCCCAGCCCGGGTTCGGGATAGCCCCTCCCAACTACACCCCGGCTCCAGTGCAAGCTCCATACCCTGGCCAGCCTACACCATATGATCAACCTGCACCCTATGGTCAACCTGCACCCTATGGTCAGCCCGGGTTTCCCCAGGGAGGTCCCGGGTTTGGACAGGGACCCTACCCTCAGATGCCCTATCCCCAGGGCCCCTACCCCACAGTGCCCTACCAGCAACCTGCACAGCCAGGGTTCCCTGGTGACCCCAACAGTGAGTAGACAGTAGTGGACATGTAGCTGCGCTTGAGACATTTCACATGATTTATGTTTGGAAGAGCAGTCATATGGTGTCATGGAGAATCTAGGAAAAGGTTGCTCTCTAGACACTCTTTCTGGTTCTTCTGGGTTTACCTCGATTCTATGCTTAAATGGCTATAAGATTGCAAAACTGTCCCAAGACCTGGGCTAACATGCACATTATTTCTACACTTAAATGTTTTGTAACACTCATGCCCATGTCATACATCATTAATCCAAGTGGGCCAAACGCAATGTGCTCAGATACCGTTAAATTAATTCTGTTACCAGTCTTCACTTCTGCTTATGTCAGTTTTCCATTTGAAAGGCAGGTTTGGAAATTTTTAAAATCACTGTTTGGTTTTCAACATAGATGGATGTATAATTACCCTGAGAATTTGCTGCCTGTGTCTTTCACTGTCCATCAACCTAGTGTGCTGAAGAAGCACACATATCATCCTCCTGAGGTTAAACggtctcactgactgactgatcaacAACTATATAGAACTAACCCTGTTAATGACCCATGTCAAAACAACACATTCAATAGTCTCACAATCTATAAGCATTTGATTGCCAAAAGACTCACCCCAGTAGTGATTAAACCCATGGTTGCTATTTGGTccttattgttgttattgtctgGGGTTTTCAGCTTCCGTGGGTGACGGTTACCATGGGGACGTGCCGCCGTCTTACTACGACAACGAGGAGTTTACCAACTCTGGCTTTGAGGACAAGAGCATCAGACAGGCGTTCATCAGAAaggtgagacaggagaggggaCGGGACTGCATGAATGAGAACAGAATAACATGCTGTCAGTTGAGTGAATGGAGGAGATGGAAACCAAACCATTCTATCAGCTCCTAGTTATTCAGATATAAATGAGCTTTTACCTAAATCTGGTgcaccatttatttatttacattttgcaTTTTACATTTTGCATCACTTCTCACTTTTGGGATGTACTGTGTTTGAGGTACATTGTCCATGTCCAAAGAAACTTCATGAATAAAACAATGATGTGCTATTATTTTCATGTTTTTGACTATTATTCAAAATAAAGAAATTCCCTCACAAATCTAACCAGGAATGTTTCAACTTTAATTTCAATAGCCAATGTTGACTGACACTTTGTCATAGTTATTGAATATCTTTCTTGAGACAGTCCTATAACATCTGTCTGTCCaaccttctccacctcctcctagGTGTTCCTGGTGCTGACTGTTCAGCTGATGGTCACCTTCTCCTTCGTGGCCGTCTTTACCTTTGTGGACGATGCCAAGTTGTTTGTGCGGCGTAACCCCTGGACGTACTACGTGTCCTACGCCATCTTCTTTGTGTCTCTCATCACCCTCAGCTGCTGTGGAGAGTTCCGTCGCAAACACCCCTGGAACCTGATGGCATTGGTACAGCCCCACCCTGACTCTGGCTGCATGctaagtggcaccctattccctatgtagtgttctatttcaaaagtagtgcactatgtagggaatagggtgccagtagtgcactacgtagggaatagcgtgccatttgggatgtagacttTTAACCTCTAATAGATGCATTGTCTAATGTATCAACCCTATATCTGTTAATGTTTCAGGTCTTGGTTTGGGACAGTGTTGCTGGAATTGGGTAGATATTGATATTAGACTAGAGTTACAAATATAAGAGATATTGTCAAGATAGATATTGTCGCGTTTTATAAAACTGAAATCAACGAAGCGATGAAACACAGATTAAAAAAgcactctgccatttcctggttgctaaaattctaaaagtttgcctaatttcagtttctATATGGAAAACAACAAGCAAATATAGTGTAGAGATTCATTttcataacccaaaatattgtattttcagcggTTTGAAGCTGAAGTACAAAACCGAAAACTAAACTTAAAAAactggaagcatagaaatagtgtacatagaacagatctaccacttcatAGACTtactttcaatgagaattacagatctataactcacatctGGAAGTGAATTTTGTCTGGTCGCCCAAAAGGTTACATATTGTGGCTTTAAATACAATTGATGACCTGATTTGTCTCTATATATTAgttatataacattatgagagggaTGTGTTGTGGTTGTAATACTGACGTTGTCTGCCCTCAGTCCATCCTGACCCTGAGTCTGTCCTACATGGTGGGGATGATCGCCAGCTTCTACGACACGGAGACTGTCATCATGGCTGTGGGCATCACCGCTGTGGTCTGCTTCACCGTGGTCCTCTTCTCACTACAAGTCAgtagtacacacatgcacacaggcatgaacgcgtatacacacacacactccatcctgACTCCCACCTTGCTGTCAGTATCACACTTACggttttgtaatccatgatattATGGAGTCTTTTTCTGCCTCCATGGCCTTTGTTTCATTTTCACTATTACTATCACATACTGTCACTATTACATACTGTCACTATTACTATCACGTACTATTTTTGTCACTATCACTTACTATTGCTATCACTATTACATACTGTCACATACTATTACTATCACTATTACATACTGTCACTATTACTATCACATACTATGGCATAGCCTTGAGAATTTAGGAATGTTCGGAGGCTTTAACCTCAACTCCCTCTTGGGACAATAACAATCCTTGACAATCCCTAATTTCCCTGTTTTCTCCCCTAATCCAGAGCAAGTATGACTTCACTTCCTGCCGCGGcgttctgtttgtgtgtttgatcGTCCTGCTGCTCTTCTCCATCCTCTGCATCTTCATCCGCCACAGGATCCTCCACATCGTCTACGCCTCCCTGGGAGCCCTGCTCTTCACCTGCGTAAGTAGAGGAACTCGCCTGAATTTTAATGATGTATTGCATTTATATGGCACTTTTCAGGGCTTCATGTTTTAAGGGGGGCTCTCGCCTCATCCACACCACTGTGTGACCTGTGAAAGTGTAATAAGTAAATGTGACATGGTTGACTATCAGGACAAATTTTTGTATAAAGGGTGTGTTGTTTACTAGGGATGTCTGTCATTATAATCAATGTTATGGTGCATATGGGATGGTTGCTAAATGACAGGGTTGTGACAGGGCTATACCAAGGATGTGTATATAAACCCTGTCTTCAACACAGCGCTGcctttcttgtgtgtgtgtatatgtaagtCATTGGGCTATACTATACCCATTGAGCTCTAACAGAATCAAAGCTCAGCGGGACAGGAATTGACTGAGTCCAACTGTGGCTATGTGACCGGATTATCACGCAGCTGCTGGTGGCCTCAGGTTTTCCACCTCTGTCTGAGCCCAGTCTGCTCTCCCTGCAAACTGGGATAATTTCATATTTTTGTGTGGAAAAGTGAGAACGaaacaaaatgtataaaaaaaacatggttacattttggAAACTCTAAAGGTGGAAAAACGACCTTGCTGATGCGATCAGTCAGTTATGGGCACTAGTCAGACTCACCAAAAGTGTTGAGCCCAAAGCTCTCATTCACCTATAAACAAGGCAGTAAAAAGAGAGGGAAGTGTGTTAGTGAGGATGGGGGGAGGGAAGCGTGTTAGTGAGGATGGGGGGAGGGAAGCGTGTTAGTGAGGATGGGGGGAGGGAAGCGTGTTAGTGAGGATGGGGGGAGGGAAGCGTGTTAGTGAGGATGGGGGGAGGGAAGCGTGTTAGTGAGGATGGGGGGAGGGAAGCGTGTTAGTGAGGATGGGGGGAGGGAAGCGTGTTAGTGAGGATGGGGGGAGGGAAGCGTGTTAGTGAGGATGGGGGGAGGGAAGCGTGTTAGTGAGGATGGGGGGAGGGAAGCGTGTTAGTGAGGATGGGGGGAGGGAAGCGTGTTAGTGAGGATGGGGGGGAGGGAAGCGTGTTAGTGAGGATGGGGGGGAGGGAAGCGTGTTAGTGAGGATGGGGGGGAGGGAAGCGTGTTAGTGAGGATGGGGGGGAGGGAAGCGTGTTAGTGAGGATGAGGGAGGGCATTACAATTCTGCAGTACATGATTGGCTGATTGAATGTCTCTCTTGCCATAATAATTCCTTTCTCCATGTTCTGTGTGGTTGTAGTTCTTGGCTGTGGACACCCAGCTCCTCCTGGGCAACAAGAAGCTGGCTCTGAGTCCAGAGGAGTACATCTTTGCTGCTCTCAACCTCTACACAGACATCATCAACATCTTCCTCTACATCCTGGCTATCGTGGGCCGTTCCCGTGAGTGATGGAGCGACGCCCTctagaggaaagggagaggaaggcAGCCAGAAGGCTTGAATGATGCTCTTTTCCCCTCGCTATCTTTTTGCATGATCTGTTCCACTTTTTGAGGTTCCCTCCAATTTGTCTGTTACACCTCCCCGCCATCATCCCACCCCCTTCAGGAGACGAATTGGGTGACAGAAAAAAGGGTTCTGTCACCTATTGCAGCAGGCCTGCCATAGAGTGCAGCAAAGAAGGGCACATTTTTGAAGTTATTTATTTGAAGTTCTATTTAAGTATGTTGTAAATTATTCCATCTTTTTTTAACATTCCTTGTTTGTTTTTATGCATTCTGCTTGTTCGGTCCTCCTTGGCAATCTGCTTCTACTTACAGAGATATGGTAGCTAACTAGTAAATCACTTCTGAACAACATTAGCTGAACAAATTCTATAGAACTTTCCTGTGCTCTGTGATTTTGGCGCTCTTCCTTGCCTTGTAAATTAAGCACTGTAGAGAGAGCGAGTGATATGCTATCTGATAGAGAAAGCCACGCTGTGATGCAGGCCAGCACTTTttaaggaagaaacctagaaacaACACCTTTCCTGCTATATTCTCCCCCTCTGGTGTTCCCTTGTTTTCCTGCCAATGTAAATTAACTCTGCATGGCACCTGAAACAGCTGAGATAAGCTGAATAGATGAATAAAAACCCTCCAGAGGGATACCTCTCCTAGCCTGCTTGTTACGTAGCTGTACATAGTTCTGTGTGAAATGTATATGACGCTTAGTTCCCTAACCAGCTCTCTAGGCATGCCCAGGGAGTGTATGGCTGTGATGCTCACtaatagagatatatatatatatatatatatcacatactttctccccatccctccctccatcttcacTACCACGctgccctccctccatcctcactaACAAGCtgccctctccccatccctccctcagagatagatatatatatatatctatctatctatctatatctataaacTGATGCCATCACTAAGCATTGCTAACCAGTACAAAGACCAAAACTCCAAGCTATTAAAGCGAGAGTGCGCACCTCTAACCCACTCCACAATATGTGAATGTCGTTTGTGTTGTTAACATGGATGTACAACACTAATAGACATTAATAATAATGTATGTACAGttccagtcaagtttggacactcGGGAGGAGTGGcgcagtagtctaaggcactgcatcacagtgctagctgtgccactagagattctgggtttgagtccaggctctgtcgcagcctgccacgaccgggagacccatggggtggcgcacaattggcccaactgTTGTCTGGCAGGgatgcactagtgactcctgtggtgggccgggtgcagtgcatgctgacatggtcgccaggtgtacgcgtttcctccgacacactgGTGCGGCTGGATTCCGGGTTAAGTGGATATTGTGTCAAgtagcagtgcggcttggttgggttgtgtttcggaggacgcgcggctctcgacctttgtctctcctgtgtccgtacgggagttggAGCGATGAGAcgagactaactaccaattggataacaCGAAAATGGGGTAATaaaaaatcaaattaaaaaagtttggacacctactcattcaagggtttttctttatttttactattttctacattgttgaataatagtgaagatatcaaaactatgaaataagtgttaaacaaattaaatatattttaggttcttcaaagtagccaccctttagcttgatgacagctttgcacgctcttggcattctctcaatcagcttcacctggaatgcttttccaacagtcttgaaggagttcccacatattctgagctcttgttggctgctttttcttcactctgcggtccaactcatcccaaaacatctcctttggattgaggttgggtgattgtggacgccaggtcatctgatgcagcactcatcactttccttggtcaaatagcccttacacagcctggaggtatgttgggtcattgtcctgttgaaaaacaaatgataattccactaagtgcaaaccagatgggatggcgtatcactgcagaatgctgtgctagccatgctagttaagtgtgccttcaattctaaataaatcacagacggtgtcaccagcaaagcaccatcacaccacctccatgctttatggtgagaaccacacatgcagagatcatccgttcacctactctgcgtcttacaaagacacaggttggaaccaaaaatctcacatttggactcatcagaccaaaggactgaTTTCCCCTGTCTAATGTccgttgcttgtgtttcttggcccaaccaagtctcttcttattggtg encodes the following:
- the LOC109903364 gene encoding protein lifeguard 1-like — translated: MSQDKNSYPGVMGENNPLHNNVYGPPQPGFGIAPPNYTPAPVQAPYPGQPTPYDQPAPYGQPAPYGQPGFPQGGPGFGQGPYPQMPYPQGPYPTVPYQQPAQPGFPGDPNTSVGDGYHGDVPPSYYDNEEFTNSGFEDKSIRQAFIRKVFLVLTVQLMVTFSFVAVFTFVDDAKLFVRRNPWTYYVSYAIFFVSLITLSCCGEFRRKHPWNLMALSILTLSLSYMVGMIASFYDTETVIMAVGITAVVCFTVVLFSLQSKYDFTSCRGVLFVCLIVLLLFSILCIFIRHRILHIVYASLGALLFTCFLAVDTQLLLGNKKLALSPEEYIFAALNLYTDIINIFLYILAIVGRSRE